TCTCCAAGAAAGCCGCCAGGAAAAAGATTGTGAAGAAGGCAGCCAAGAAGAAAGTCGCCAAGAAAAAGGTTGCTAAAAAAGTGGCGAAGAAGAAGGTCGCCAAGAAAAAGGTCGTGAAGAAGACCGCAAAGAAAGTGGCGAAGAAAAAGGTCGCCAAGAAGGCAGCGAAAAAGAAAGTTGCCAAGAAAAAGGTTGTGAAAAAGGCGGCCAAGAAAAAAGTTGCCAAGAAAAAAGTTGTTAAGAAAAAGCCGGCAAAGAGAGTTGCCAGGAAGGCAGCGAAGAAAAAAGTCGCCAAGAAAAAGGTCGTAAAGAAGGCCGCCAAGAAAAAAGTTGTCAAGAAAAAGCCAACCAAGAAGGTTACGAAAAAGAAAGCCGTGAAGAAAAAGATCCGCAAGAGGTAAACAGCGGTGTTTCCATAGTGCAGCATTAACAGCCTGTTGAAAAATACCATTTTTTGGCAGTCTGATTGCCGCACAAGGATGTCCGAGTTGAAAAAGCCCATGGAAGGGCTTTTTCAACATCCTGTTAATTCTACTTTGTCACATTAGACCTTGAGCATTTGAGGCGATGGATGTATCATTAAGTTACTGTTTCATAAAGGAATATTACGATGACCTCGTAAATTCCCCAACACCCCGCTGGAAAAGGCCCTTCAGCGGCTCCCAAAGCGCCTCTGCGCCCATCTTGAGCCATTTTCGACATTTCTGTCATCTCGCACCCGCAACGTCTGTAGTGCCTTCCAGAGCTATATCCGGGGATTGTTCCAGGCCTCCCGCGGGAGTTTGTTGCGCATGAGCGAGGTGGTTGATACCGATTCTCAGGCCTTGCACCACCTGCTCACCGAAGCGGGCGTCGATTGGGACGGGCTCAGCGGCGAAGTGGCCCGCCAGGCGGATGCACTGCTTGGTGGTGACCAGGCCGCGCTGATTCTCGATGAAAGCGCCTTTGTCAAGAAAGGGAAGGCATCAGCCGGTGTGGCCCGTATGTGGAATGGCCGACTGGGCAAGGTGGACAATTCCCAGGTCGGCGTCTTCTCGGCCTTGTGCCGGAACCAACGGGTGACTCTGCTCGATAGTCGATTGTATCTGCCCAAGACCTGGGTCGAGGATGCCCAGCGCTGCCGCCGGGCACATATTCCGGAAGAGGCCCGGCAGCTGCGGAGCAAGTGTGATTTGGCGCTGGAACTGGTCGATACGGCCCGCCAACACAGCGTCCGATTCGGTTATGTGGCCGTTGATGGGGGTTACGGCAAGGATCCGGTCTTTCTCCGCCGTCTCGCGGCGCGCTCATTGTGCTTTGTGGCCGATGTCCACAAGGATCAGCGCATTTGGCTGGAAGATCCTGCGCCCTGCCAACCCGTCACAAGCGGTCGTGGACGTCCGGCAAAAAAACGGCGCACCGACCGGCCTTCGCTGACCGTGGCCGAATGGGCGGCACGACAACCGGCAAGTGCCTGGAAGGTGGTCAAACTGCGCCAGGGTGAGAAAGGCACATTGAAGGCGGAATATCTGCATGCCCGCGTATGGGTATGGGACGGCAAGGAAGAGACCGCCCGCCATTGGCATCTGCTGGTCCGCCGCGAATGCGGCGCCGGCACGCCGTCGCACTATGTGCTCTCCAACGCCGATGCAGACGCCTCCACGACCCGTTTGGCGCGGATGCAGGGTTGCCGTTTCTTCATCGAACATGCTTTCCGGGAAGCCAAGAGTGAGTTGGCCATGGCGGACTATCAGGTACGCCGTTGGGATGCCTGGCATCGCCACATGGCCCTGGTTAGGATCGCCATGCTGTTTCTGCTCAAGGAGCGTCTGGCAATACAGGATGATGTACCCATGCTCTCACTGGCTGACTTGGTATTGGCGATCGATCAGCTGTTGCCGAGACCAGAACCTACGCCCGAGCGTATTGCCCGTATCATTCAGCAGCGACACCGACGAAGGCAAAAGGCCCTCGAATCCTGCCTGCGACGGGAGCTGGAAATATGACAAAGTAGAATTAAGCTGCGGTAGTTTTGCAGGCTGTTTTTTACGGGCTGGCTTCCCAGTCCAAAACAAGGCACTGATGTCTTCTTGGGTCAGCAGTACAGGGATGTACTGCTGTTGCTTCCCTTATCGGTATATCCCTTTCCGGTCTTGCTTGCGAAGGTATCAACCTGCCCCGGCAAAAAGCTGATAGGCGGGATTGCCGGTCTCTTCATGGTATCGGTATCCCAGTTCCCTGAGGTAGTCACGGAACTCACCAGCCTCCGCTTTATTGAGTTGTACTCCCACCAGAACCCTGCCGTAGGCAGCGCCGTGGTTGCGGTAATGGAACAGGCTTATGTTCCAGCCCCGGGTCAACCCGGATAGAAAATCCAGCAAGGCGCCAGGGCGCTCCGGAAAGACAAAACGATACAATCGTTCATTCTTTACCTGAGGCGCATGACCACCCACCATATAGCGGATATGTAACTTGGCGGTTTCATTATCGGTGAGGTCTGTGACGCCAAAACCTCTCCCTTGCAGGCGTTCGATGATGTTGTCGCGTTCCTCACTTCCATCTGACAACTCAATGCCGCAGAATACATGGGCGCGCTTGTCATCGAAGTAGCGGTAGTTGAACTCGGTGACATTGCGCTTGCCCAATAGCCGGCAGAAGCTCAGAAAACTACCTGGGCGCTCTGGAATTTCCACGGCAAACAGGGCTTCACGTTGCTCCCCCAGTTCTGCCCGCTCGGATACATGGCGCAGGCGATCGAAGTTGATATTGGCGCCACTGAGTACGGATATCAGACTGCCGGGCTTGTTGCGATTCTTTTTCTTCTGCAGGTACTTCTTGATACCGGCAATACCCAGGGCGCCTGCCGGTTCTGCGACACTGCGGGTATCGTCGTAAATGTCCTTGATGGCGGCGCAGATTTCATCCGTGGTGACCAGCACCACTTCATCCACGAGATCTCTGGCCAGCTTGAAGGTTTCTTTTCCTATCTGGCGTACGGCCACCCCATCAGCGAACAGCCCGATTTGCTTCAGGCTCACCCGCCGCCCAGCCTGCAGGGCGTGATGTAGAGTAGGAGTATCTTCCGGTTCCACGCCAATGATTTTAATCTCGGGGCGAACCCTTTTTATGTAGGCTGCCATGCCTGCGATAAGACCACCGCCGCCTACGGGGATGAACACTGCCTCAATGGGTTCTTCGTGCTGACGCAGCACCTCTGTGGCAACAGTGCCCTGGCCGGCGATGACGTCCGGGTCGTCGAAAGGGTGTACGAAGGTGAGTCCTTTCTCTTTCACCAGGGTTCGGGCATGCTCGTAGGCATCATCGTAGGAATCACCGTGCAGGATGATCTTTGCCCCCAGGTTACGTACCGTTTGTACCTTGATGGGCGGTGTGGTGGTGGGCATGACAATGAGGGCAGGCACACCCAGGCGTTTTCCGGCCAGAGCGACTCCCTGGGCATGGTTGCCGGCAGAAGCGGCGATCACGCCCTGGCGTTTTTTCTTTTCCGGCAGGTTGTATATCTTGTTGTAGGCGCCGCGTAATTTGAAAGAAAAAACGCTTTGCATGTCCTCGCGTTTGAGCCAGATGGGCGTGCCAAGACGGGCCGAGAGGCGGGATGCAAAATCCAGGGGGGTTTCCCTTGCCACGTCATAGACTCGGGCGCGGAGAATTTTCTCCAGGTAACTGCGGGACATGGGGTACTACCTGTTCAATGGCGTTTTGTTCATGGTAATGGTAATTTATCAGAGTTTGCTGATAAGGAGAAAAGAAACCATGAATCAAGACGAATTGAAGCGCCAGGCAGCGCAAGCCGCGCTGGAATATCTTCCCGACAGCGGCGTACTGGGCATAGGCACCGGCTCCACTGTCAATCACTTCATCGATTTTCTGGCGGATGTGAAAAACCGCTTTGAGGGCGCGGTGTCCAGTTCCGAGGCCTCCACTGAAAGGCTCAAGGCCATCGGTATGCAGGTATTCGATCTGAATGCCGTGGGTGAGTTGGAGATCTATGTGGATGGTGCCGACGAATCCAATCATTCCCTGCACCTGATCAAGGGTGGCGGTGGTGCCTTGACACGGGAGAAAATCATTGCGGCGGCGAGCAAGAAATTTGTCTGTATTGCTGATGAAAGCAAGCTGGTGCATGTCATGGGCAAGTTTCCCCTGCCCGTGGAGGTGATTCCCATGGCCCGCAGTTATGTAGCGCGGGAGCTGGTGAAGTTGGGTGGCACTCCTGTGTGGCGGGAGAATTTCATTACCGACAACGGCAATATCATTCTTGATGTGCAGAACCTGGAGATCATGGAGCCGGTGAAGCTGGAAACGCAGATCAACCAGATTGCCGGGGTGGTGACCGTGGGAATCTTTGGTCACCGGCCGGCGGATGTCCTGATACTGGGGTCTGAATCCGGCCCGAAAACCATTCTTCCGGAATAGTCTTCCCGGAGTGTACCGCCGCAATCAGTTTGACGGCGGGTTGCGGCTTTCCT
This sequence is a window from Thiolapillus brandeum. Protein-coding genes within it:
- a CDS encoding IS701 family transposase, producing the protein MSSRTRNVCSAFQSYIRGLFQASRGSLLRMSEVVDTDSQALHHLLTEAGVDWDGLSGEVARQADALLGGDQAALILDESAFVKKGKASAGVARMWNGRLGKVDNSQVGVFSALCRNQRVTLLDSRLYLPKTWVEDAQRCRRAHIPEEARQLRSKCDLALELVDTARQHSVRFGYVAVDGGYGKDPVFLRRLAARSLCFVADVHKDQRIWLEDPAPCQPVTSGRGRPAKKRRTDRPSLTVAEWAARQPASAWKVVKLRQGEKGTLKAEYLHARVWVWDGKEETARHWHLLVRRECGAGTPSHYVLSNADADASTTRLARMQGCRFFIEHAFREAKSELAMADYQVRRWDAWHRHMALVRIAMLFLLKERLAIQDDVPMLSLADLVLAIDQLLPRPEPTPERIARIIQQRHRRRQKALESCLRRELEI
- the rpiA gene encoding ribose-5-phosphate isomerase RpiA, with translation MNQDELKRQAAQAALEYLPDSGVLGIGTGSTVNHFIDFLADVKNRFEGAVSSSEASTERLKAIGMQVFDLNAVGELEIYVDGADESNHSLHLIKGGGGALTREKIIAAASKKFVCIADESKLVHVMGKFPLPVEVIPMARSYVARELVKLGGTPVWRENFITDNGNIILDVQNLEIMEPVKLETQINQIAGVVTVGIFGHRPADVLILGSESGPKTILPE
- the ilvA gene encoding threonine ammonia-lyase, biosynthetic, with the protein product MSRSYLEKILRARVYDVARETPLDFASRLSARLGTPIWLKREDMQSVFSFKLRGAYNKIYNLPEKKKRQGVIAASAGNHAQGVALAGKRLGVPALIVMPTTTPPIKVQTVRNLGAKIILHGDSYDDAYEHARTLVKEKGLTFVHPFDDPDVIAGQGTVATEVLRQHEEPIEAVFIPVGGGGLIAGMAAYIKRVRPEIKIIGVEPEDTPTLHHALQAGRRVSLKQIGLFADGVAVRQIGKETFKLARDLVDEVVLVTTDEICAAIKDIYDDTRSVAEPAGALGIAGIKKYLQKKKNRNKPGSLISVLSGANINFDRLRHVSERAELGEQREALFAVEIPERPGSFLSFCRLLGKRNVTEFNYRYFDDKRAHVFCGIELSDGSEERDNIIERLQGRGFGVTDLTDNETAKLHIRYMVGGHAPQVKNERLYRFVFPERPGALLDFLSGLTRGWNISLFHYRNHGAAYGRVLVGVQLNKAEAGEFRDYLRELGYRYHEETGNPAYQLFAGAG